In Sphingopyxis sp. 113P3, one DNA window encodes the following:
- a CDS encoding amidohydrolase gives MRILWAGAAALAIAVPAAAETLGDQVQREMPSLMAIYADLHAHPELSFHEVRSAGILAAEARKLGFDVTERVGGTGVVAVMKNGAGPVVLVRADMDGLPVSEQTGWPGASKVRVTTDEGVETGVMHACGHDTHMTSWIGVARLMAANKTQWSGTLVMVGQPAEERGAGARMMLEDGLYTRFPKPQYALAFHDAAQVPAGMIGYTPGYALANVDSVDITVRGAGGHGAYPHTTKDPIVLASRIVGALQTLVSREVSPLDSAVVTVGSFHAGAKHNIIPDEAKLQLTVRSYSDAVRDQLLAGIARIAKGEALAAGIPDDRMPIVKVDRTEYTPATYNTPDFTEEMAALLKARFGEARVVQMPPVMGGEDFGRYGREDKGIKSMIFWVGGVPPAEIEAAKRDGRALPSLHSPFWAPDASTVISTATEALGAMTLKLMSKQGD, from the coding sequence ATGCGGATTTTATGGGCAGGAGCGGCCGCCCTCGCAATAGCGGTGCCTGCCGCGGCCGAGACGCTCGGCGATCAGGTGCAGCGCGAGATGCCCTCGCTGATGGCGATCTACGCCGACCTTCACGCGCATCCTGAACTCAGCTTTCACGAGGTCCGCTCGGCGGGGATCCTCGCGGCCGAGGCGCGAAAGCTCGGATTTGACGTGACAGAGAGGGTGGGCGGAACGGGCGTCGTTGCGGTCATGAAGAATGGCGCGGGGCCGGTGGTGCTTGTCCGCGCCGACATGGACGGACTACCGGTGAGCGAGCAGACGGGCTGGCCCGGCGCCTCGAAGGTGCGCGTGACGACCGACGAGGGCGTCGAGACAGGCGTAATGCACGCCTGCGGCCATGATACGCACATGACCAGCTGGATCGGCGTCGCGCGGCTCATGGCCGCAAACAAGACGCAGTGGTCGGGGACGCTGGTGATGGTGGGCCAGCCTGCCGAAGAACGCGGCGCGGGCGCACGGATGATGCTCGAGGACGGGCTCTACACCCGCTTTCCAAAGCCCCAATATGCGCTCGCTTTTCACGATGCGGCGCAGGTTCCCGCCGGCATGATCGGCTATACGCCAGGCTATGCCCTCGCGAACGTGGACAGCGTCGACATCACGGTGAGAGGCGCGGGCGGCCACGGCGCCTATCCCCACACGACAAAGGACCCGATCGTTCTTGCAAGCCGGATCGTCGGCGCGCTCCAGACGCTGGTTTCGCGTGAGGTGAGCCCGCTCGATTCGGCGGTGGTCACCGTCGGCAGCTTTCACGCCGGGGCGAAGCACAATATCATCCCCGACGAGGCGAAACTGCAGCTCACGGTGCGCAGCTACAGTGACGCGGTGCGGGACCAGCTTCTGGCCGGCATAGCCCGCATCGCGAAGGGCGAGGCGCTTGCGGCGGGAATTCCGGATGACCGGATGCCGATCGTCAAGGTCGACCGCACCGAATATACCCCCGCAACCTACAATACGCCCGACTTCACCGAGGAGATGGCGGCGCTCCTGAAGGCGCGCTTTGGTGAAGCGCGCGTCGTCCAGATGCCACCGGTCATGGGCGGCGAGGATTTCGGCCGCTATGGCCGCGAGGACAAGGGCATCAAGAGCATGATCTTCTGGGTGGGCGGCGTGCCGCCGGCGGAGATCGAGGCGGCGAAGAGGGACGGGCGCGCGCTGCCGAGCCTCCATTCTCCCTTCTGGGCTCCGGATGCATCGACCGTTATTTCTACTGCGACCGAGGCGCTGGGAGCGATGACCCTGAAGCTGATGTCGAAACAGGGCGATTAG
- a CDS encoding DUF4893 domain-containing protein, protein MWGRSKLISLAAGSLALCACQAVPPVPPSAADTPAAGTWRATATEQDRARIRNWYKSWEMALADARARGYGADIEREGVLLDPMAALPNPHLPAGEYRCRTIKVGAQTGTLGYIAYDWFRCRVAAEQGLESLTKLTGSQRPVGLIFPDNLKRQVFLGTLELGDETVPVDYGSDRMRDMAGLIERIGDNRWRLVLPAPAYESLLDIIELVPAA, encoded by the coding sequence ATGTGGGGGCGCAGCAAGCTGATTTCTCTCGCCGCGGGGAGCCTTGCCCTTTGCGCATGCCAGGCGGTGCCGCCGGTGCCGCCCTCGGCTGCCGACACGCCCGCGGCGGGCACATGGCGCGCGACCGCGACCGAGCAGGACCGTGCGCGCATCCGCAACTGGTACAAAAGCTGGGAGATGGCGCTCGCGGACGCGCGGGCGCGGGGATATGGCGCCGACATCGAGCGCGAGGGGGTGCTGCTCGATCCGATGGCGGCGCTGCCGAACCCGCACCTGCCCGCGGGCGAGTATCGCTGCCGCACGATCAAGGTCGGGGCGCAGACGGGGACGCTCGGCTACATCGCCTATGACTGGTTCCGCTGCCGCGTCGCGGCCGAGCAGGGGCTCGAGAGCCTCACAAAGCTGACCGGATCGCAGCGCCCGGTCGGACTGATCTTTCCCGATAATCTGAAACGGCAGGTCTTCTTGGGCACGCTCGAGCTCGGTGACGAGACGGTTCCGGTTGATTACGGCAGCGACCGGATGCGCGACATGGCGGGGCTGATCGAGAGGATCGGCGACAATCGCTGGCGGCTGGTGCTTCCTGCCCCCGCCTATGAATCGCTGCTCGACATCATCGAACTGGTGCCGGCCGCTTGA
- a CDS encoding crotonase/enoyl-CoA hydratase family protein, producing the protein MSLLVARDGPVTIVTIDRPEKRNAVDPATAAAMREAFAAFAADEDACVAILTGSAGHFCAGFDLQAVGATRYDPDGPGPMGPTRMLLDKPVIAAVEGHAVAGGLELALWCDLRVVAASAVFGVYCRRWGVPLIDGGTVRLPRLIGQGRALDMILTGRAVAAEEAQRIGLADRLVPDGEALPAAITLARQIAAFPQLCMRSDRMSVYRQWDVGLADALAHEAHAGLAPLGKGAAEGAARFTKGAGRGGSFEDFKGD; encoded by the coding sequence ATGTCCCTTCTCGTCGCTCGCGATGGCCCCGTCACGATCGTCACCATCGACCGGCCTGAAAAGCGCAATGCGGTGGATCCAGCGACCGCCGCGGCGATGCGCGAGGCCTTCGCCGCCTTTGCAGCGGACGAGGATGCGTGCGTCGCGATCCTCACCGGCAGCGCGGGGCATTTCTGCGCGGGCTTTGATCTTCAGGCGGTCGGGGCGACCCGCTACGACCCCGATGGCCCCGGCCCCATGGGGCCGACGCGGATGCTCCTCGACAAGCCCGTGATTGCCGCGGTCGAAGGCCATGCCGTCGCGGGCGGGCTCGAACTTGCGCTCTGGTGCGATTTGCGCGTCGTCGCCGCAAGCGCGGTCTTCGGCGTCTACTGTCGGCGCTGGGGGGTGCCCTTGATCGACGGCGGAACCGTGCGCCTGCCGCGCCTTATTGGCCAGGGCCGCGCGCTCGACATGATCCTGACCGGGCGCGCCGTCGCGGCAGAGGAGGCGCAGCGCATCGGCCTCGCCGACCGCCTCGTCCCGGACGGCGAAGCCTTGCCCGCAGCGATCACGCTCGCAAGGCAGATCGCAGCCTTCCCGCAGCTTTGCATGCGGAGCGACCGGATGAGCGTCTATCGTCAGTGGGATGTGGGGCTCGCCGATGCGCTCGCGCACGAGGCCCATGCAGGGCTTGCCCCGCTCGGCAAAGGCGCAGCCGAGGGCGCGGCGCGCTTCACGAAAGGCGCTGGACGCGGAGGATCGTTCGAGGACTTCAAGGGCGACTAA